In the genome of Dioscorea cayenensis subsp. rotundata cultivar TDr96_F1 chromosome 1, TDr96_F1_v2_PseudoChromosome.rev07_lg8_w22 25.fasta, whole genome shotgun sequence, one region contains:
- the LOC120265038 gene encoding uncharacterized protein LOC120265038 isoform X2, whose product MRVAVVGAGISGLAAAYELSKSGADVVLYDKEPYLGGHARTVNVDGLDIDLGFMVFNRVTYPNMMEFFEKLGVEIERSDMSFSVSLDEGKGCEWGSRNGLAGLLAQKRNALNPYFLKMISEILKFKEDTLNYLQKLENNPDMDRSETLEHFIKSHGYSQLFQKAYLVPICASIWSCSSEGVMNFSAFSVLSFCRNHHLLQLFGRPQWLTVKSRSHSYVKKVRQELESRSCQIRTGFEVKSITSTNAGCCVHGPDHSEETYDACVISVHAPEALEILGNQATYEETRVLGAFQYSYSDVYVHRDTSLMPKNPSAWSAWNFLGTSSKGACLTYWLNLLQNLGSTDLPFLVTLNTQFVPKHTILKWQTSHPIPSVAASKASLELDKIQGKRGIWFCGAYQGYGFHEDGLKAGIVAANSVLSKDYIPLRNPKHMVLSWSEIGARAIITKFLEKYVVTGSLTLLEEGGTIFVFDREDKIRQIKSVLKVHNPLFYWKVATEADLGLADAYINGYFSFVDEQEGLLDFFTILIANRDLKNSSGKTTNRGWWTPLLLTAGVASARYFFRHISRQNSVTQARRNISQHYDLSENEDLKVAQIRKISLLIEKARISSQHEILEIGCGWGSLAIEVVKQTGCKYTGITLSKEQLHYAQRRVKDAGLEDRITFRLCDYRQLPMSHKYDRIISCEMIEAVGHEYMGEFFSYCDSILAEDGVFVLQFISIPDDRYDEYRRSSDFIKEYIFPGGCLPSLSRITSVMASSSRLCVEHLENIGIHYYQTLRCWRDNFMAKRCKILSLGFDEKFIRTWEYYFIYCAAGFKTRTLGNYQIVFSRPGNNKAFSDPYERLPAA is encoded by the exons ATGAGGGTGGCGGTGGTGGGAGCTGGGATCAGTGGTCTGGCGGCGGCGTACGAGTTATCAAAGTCCGGCGCCGACGTGGTTCTATACGATAAGGAACCCTATCTCGGCGGCCATGCTCGCACCGTCAATGTCGATGGGCTTGACATCGATCTAGGGTTTATGGTCTTCAATCGG GTGACGTACCCAAACATGATGGAGTTTTTTGAGAAACTTGgagttgagattgagagatcaGATATGTCCTTCTCTGTGAGCTTGGATGAAGGCAAGGGTTGTGAATGGGGTAGCCGGAATGGGCTTGCTGGCCTCTTGGCTCAGAAGAGAAATGCTCTCAATCCTTACTTCTTGAAAATGATCAGTGAAATCCTCAAGTTCAAGGAAGACACTCTCAA TTATCTTCAGAAGCTTGAGAATAACCCTGACATGGACCGTAGTGAGACATTGGAGCACTTCATTAAGTCTCATGGATACTCTCAGTTGTTTCAGAAGGCTTACCTT GTTCCAATATGTGCTTCTATCTGGTCATGCTCTTCAGAAGGAGTCATGAACTTCTCTGCTTTCTCAGTTCTTTCATTTTGTCGAAATCATCACCTTCTTCAG CTTTTTGGGCGCCCTCAATGGTTGACTGTTAAGTCACGTTCACATTCTTATGTCAAGAAG GTCAGACAAGAACTGGAGAGTAGATCATGCCAAATAAGAACTGGATTTGAAGTAAAATCCATAACAAGTACAAATGCTG GTTGTTGTGTGCATGGTCCAGACCATTCGGAAGAAACATATGATGCATGTGTAATCAGTGTACATGCGCCTGAGGCTTTGGAAATTTTAGGAAATCAAGCTACATATGAGGAAACCAGAGTACTTGGTGCTTTTCAGTATTCCTACAG TGATGTATATGTTCATCGGGATACAAGTTTGATGCCAAAAAATCCATCAGCATGGAGTGCCTGGAATTTTCTTGGAACTTCAAGCAAGGGTGCATGCCTTACATACTGGCTCAATTTACTTCAG AATCTCGGTTCTACTGATTTACCTTTCCTAGTGACACTCAATACTCAGTTTGTCCCAAAACATACTATACTTAAATGGCAAACTAGCCATCCAATACCTTCAGTTGCAGCATCCAAAGCTTCTCTTGAACTTGACAAAATACAGGGAAAAAGAGGAATTTGGTTTTGTGGGGCATACCAAG GGTATGGTTTCCATGAGGATGGATTAAAg GCTGGCATAGTTGCAGCAAACAGTGTGCTCAGCAAAGACTATATACCTCTAAGAAACCCAAAACACATGGTGCTTTCATGGTCTGAAATTGGAGCTCGAGCTATCATTACTAAATTTCTGGAAAAATATGTAGTTACTGGTTCTCTAAC GTTACTAGAAGAAGGTGgtacaatttttgtttttgataggGAAGATAAGATAAGGCAGATAAAATCAGTTTTAAAAGTGCACAATCCCTTGTTTTACTGGAAG GTTGCAACAGAAGCTGACTTAGGCCTTGCAGATGCATACATTAATggctatttttcttttgttgatgagcAAGAAGGACTTCTAGATTTTTTCACG ATTCTAATTGCCAATAGGGATTTGAAGAATTCTTCTGGAAAGACCACTAACAG AGGGTGGTGGACACCATTACTTCTTACAGCTGGAGTTGCATCTGCTAGATACTTTTTCCGACATATTTCAAGGCAAAACAGTGTTACACAAGCCCGTCGAAATATTTCTCAGCATTATGATCTG TCAGAGAATGAAGATTTGAAAGTTGCACAAATACGAAAAATTTCTCTCTTAATTGAGAAG GCCAGAATAAGTAGCCAGCATGAAATTCTCGAGATCGGTTGTGGTTGGGGAAGTCTAGCCATTGAAGTTGTGAAGCAAACTGGTTGCAAATATACCGGCATAACCTTATCCAAAGAACAACTACATTATGCACAAAGAAGAGTCAAAGATGCTGGTTTAGAG GACCGAATAACATTCCGTCTATGCGATTATCGTCAATTACCAATGTCCCACAAATATGACAGGATTATATCTTG TGAGATGATTGAAGCAGTAGGCCATGAATACATGGGAGAGTTCTTCAGTTATTGTGATTCAATTTTAGCTGAGGATGGAGTATTTGTTTTGCag TTCATCTCAATTCCGGATGATCGATACGATGAATATCGGAGAAGTTCTGATTTTATTAAGGAATATATTTTCCCTGGAGGTTGTCTCCCTTCTCTCAGCAGAATCACATCTGTCATGGCCTCTTCATCTAGACTTTG TGTTGAGCACCTGGAAAACATCGGCATACATTACTACCAAACATTAAGATGTTGGAGGGATAATTTCATGGCGAAAAGATG tAAAATTCTTTCACTTGGTTTTGATGAGAAGTTCATAAGGACATGGGAATACTACTTCATTTACTGTGCAGCTGGTTTTAAGACTCGCACTCTTGGAAATTATcag aTTGTGTTTTCTCGTCCGGGTAACAATAAAGCATTCAGTGATCCATATGAAAGACTTCCAGCTGCATGA
- the LOC120265038 gene encoding uncharacterized protein LOC120265038 isoform X1, producing the protein MRVAVVGAGISGLAAAYELSKSGADVVLYDKEPYLGGHARTVNVDGLDIDLGFMVFNRVTYPNMMEFFEKLGVEIERSDMSFSVSLDEGKGCEWGSRNGLAGLLAQKRNALNPYFLKMISEILKFKEDTLNYLQKLENNPDMDRSETLEHFIKSHGYSQLFQKAYLVPICASIWSCSSEGVMNFSAFSVLSFCRNHHLLQLFGRPQWLTVKSRSHSYVKKVRQELESRSCQIRTGFEVKSITSTNAGCCVHGPDHSEETYDACVISVHAPEALEILGNQATYEETRVLGAFQYSYSDVYVHRDTSLMPKNPSAWSAWNFLGTSSKGACLTYWLNLLQNLGSTDLPFLVTLNTQFVPKHTILKWQTSHPIPSVAASKASLELDKIQGKRGIWFCGAYQGYGFHEDGLKAGIVAANSVLSKDYIPLRNPKHMVLSWSEIGARAIITKFLEKYVVTGSLTLLEEGGTIFVFDREDKIRQIKSVLKVHNPLFYWKVATEADLGLADAYINGYFSFVDEQEGLLDFFTILIANRDLKNSSGKTTNRGWWTPLLLTAGVASARYFFRHISRQNSVTQARRNISQHYDLSNDFFYLFLDETMTYSSAIFKSENEDLKVAQIRKISLLIEKARISSQHEILEIGCGWGSLAIEVVKQTGCKYTGITLSKEQLHYAQRRVKDAGLEDRITFRLCDYRQLPMSHKYDRIISCEMIEAVGHEYMGEFFSYCDSILAEDGVFVLQFISIPDDRYDEYRRSSDFIKEYIFPGGCLPSLSRITSVMASSSRLCVEHLENIGIHYYQTLRCWRDNFMAKRCKILSLGFDEKFIRTWEYYFIYCAAGFKTRTLGNYQIVFSRPGNNKAFSDPYERLPAA; encoded by the exons ATGAGGGTGGCGGTGGTGGGAGCTGGGATCAGTGGTCTGGCGGCGGCGTACGAGTTATCAAAGTCCGGCGCCGACGTGGTTCTATACGATAAGGAACCCTATCTCGGCGGCCATGCTCGCACCGTCAATGTCGATGGGCTTGACATCGATCTAGGGTTTATGGTCTTCAATCGG GTGACGTACCCAAACATGATGGAGTTTTTTGAGAAACTTGgagttgagattgagagatcaGATATGTCCTTCTCTGTGAGCTTGGATGAAGGCAAGGGTTGTGAATGGGGTAGCCGGAATGGGCTTGCTGGCCTCTTGGCTCAGAAGAGAAATGCTCTCAATCCTTACTTCTTGAAAATGATCAGTGAAATCCTCAAGTTCAAGGAAGACACTCTCAA TTATCTTCAGAAGCTTGAGAATAACCCTGACATGGACCGTAGTGAGACATTGGAGCACTTCATTAAGTCTCATGGATACTCTCAGTTGTTTCAGAAGGCTTACCTT GTTCCAATATGTGCTTCTATCTGGTCATGCTCTTCAGAAGGAGTCATGAACTTCTCTGCTTTCTCAGTTCTTTCATTTTGTCGAAATCATCACCTTCTTCAG CTTTTTGGGCGCCCTCAATGGTTGACTGTTAAGTCACGTTCACATTCTTATGTCAAGAAG GTCAGACAAGAACTGGAGAGTAGATCATGCCAAATAAGAACTGGATTTGAAGTAAAATCCATAACAAGTACAAATGCTG GTTGTTGTGTGCATGGTCCAGACCATTCGGAAGAAACATATGATGCATGTGTAATCAGTGTACATGCGCCTGAGGCTTTGGAAATTTTAGGAAATCAAGCTACATATGAGGAAACCAGAGTACTTGGTGCTTTTCAGTATTCCTACAG TGATGTATATGTTCATCGGGATACAAGTTTGATGCCAAAAAATCCATCAGCATGGAGTGCCTGGAATTTTCTTGGAACTTCAAGCAAGGGTGCATGCCTTACATACTGGCTCAATTTACTTCAG AATCTCGGTTCTACTGATTTACCTTTCCTAGTGACACTCAATACTCAGTTTGTCCCAAAACATACTATACTTAAATGGCAAACTAGCCATCCAATACCTTCAGTTGCAGCATCCAAAGCTTCTCTTGAACTTGACAAAATACAGGGAAAAAGAGGAATTTGGTTTTGTGGGGCATACCAAG GGTATGGTTTCCATGAGGATGGATTAAAg GCTGGCATAGTTGCAGCAAACAGTGTGCTCAGCAAAGACTATATACCTCTAAGAAACCCAAAACACATGGTGCTTTCATGGTCTGAAATTGGAGCTCGAGCTATCATTACTAAATTTCTGGAAAAATATGTAGTTACTGGTTCTCTAAC GTTACTAGAAGAAGGTGgtacaatttttgtttttgataggGAAGATAAGATAAGGCAGATAAAATCAGTTTTAAAAGTGCACAATCCCTTGTTTTACTGGAAG GTTGCAACAGAAGCTGACTTAGGCCTTGCAGATGCATACATTAATggctatttttcttttgttgatgagcAAGAAGGACTTCTAGATTTTTTCACG ATTCTAATTGCCAATAGGGATTTGAAGAATTCTTCTGGAAAGACCACTAACAG AGGGTGGTGGACACCATTACTTCTTACAGCTGGAGTTGCATCTGCTAGATACTTTTTCCGACATATTTCAAGGCAAAACAGTGTTACACAAGCCCGTCGAAATATTTCTCAGCATTATGATCTG AGTAATGACTTCTTCTATCTGTTTTTAGATGAAACAATGACATATTCGTCAGCAATATTTAAG TCAGAGAATGAAGATTTGAAAGTTGCACAAATACGAAAAATTTCTCTCTTAATTGAGAAG GCCAGAATAAGTAGCCAGCATGAAATTCTCGAGATCGGTTGTGGTTGGGGAAGTCTAGCCATTGAAGTTGTGAAGCAAACTGGTTGCAAATATACCGGCATAACCTTATCCAAAGAACAACTACATTATGCACAAAGAAGAGTCAAAGATGCTGGTTTAGAG GACCGAATAACATTCCGTCTATGCGATTATCGTCAATTACCAATGTCCCACAAATATGACAGGATTATATCTTG TGAGATGATTGAAGCAGTAGGCCATGAATACATGGGAGAGTTCTTCAGTTATTGTGATTCAATTTTAGCTGAGGATGGAGTATTTGTTTTGCag TTCATCTCAATTCCGGATGATCGATACGATGAATATCGGAGAAGTTCTGATTTTATTAAGGAATATATTTTCCCTGGAGGTTGTCTCCCTTCTCTCAGCAGAATCACATCTGTCATGGCCTCTTCATCTAGACTTTG TGTTGAGCACCTGGAAAACATCGGCATACATTACTACCAAACATTAAGATGTTGGAGGGATAATTTCATGGCGAAAAGATG tAAAATTCTTTCACTTGGTTTTGATGAGAAGTTCATAAGGACATGGGAATACTACTTCATTTACTGTGCAGCTGGTTTTAAGACTCGCACTCTTGGAAATTATcag aTTGTGTTTTCTCGTCCGGGTAACAATAAAGCATTCAGTGATCCATATGAAAGACTTCCAGCTGCATGA